AGACTTGGATTTGATAAAGGAAACTTATTTTTGATTTTCTGTGTCTGGAAGAGAACTTGGAATTACTTTTGTGGCTGAGATTCGATCTAAAGGACTCACAATGTTTTCTAACCGACTCCTTGCCACCTTTGTATAAATTTGAGTGGTTCGGACACTTGCGTGCCCGAGTAATGTTTGGATCATTCGTAAGTCAGTCCCAAGCTCTAACAAATGTGTTGCGAAGGCATGCCTTAAACTATGAAAACTGACCTTTTTCCCAATATTTGCTTTTTTGGCAGCATTAGTAAAGATTGCCTCTGCGGTTCGGATATGTAAGGGTCTGTTTCCAGAACCCGGAAATAACCAAGGATTGGCACGCACTTCGTTATAACTTTGTTTTAAGAGTAAGTTGTATTCTCTTAGCTTTAGATATTCTTTCAACTCTTCGATAAGAGAAGAAGCGAGAATCGTATACCTGTCTTTTTTTCCTTTGCCCTGGCCCACACGAACCATATTTCGTTTTAAGTCTATGTCGGTTATTTTTAAATGAATGACTTCACTCACACGCAAACCAGAGGAGTAACTGATCAGCAGTAACATTTTATGTTTTTGATTGGGAAGTGCATTGAATATCGACCTAGTCTCTTCTGCAGATAAAACCTCTGGTAGTTTGGAACCGACTAACATTCGTGGAAAATTCAGTTGTGTGAATTGTTGTCTGACTTCGCGGAAATAGAAGATAAATGCCTGTCTTGCTGACTTTACACTTGCGGCTTTTACTCCACGCTCTGTTACAAGGTGGTCCAGATATTTGTCCAAATCACTGGTTTTGACATTAACAGGGAGTTTTTCTGTGAAGGTCAAAAGTTGAAATATATGTGAGTAGTATGTTTTTGTTGTGCGAAATGAGAAATTACGTTCTCTCGTGGCTTTAAAAAAATCTTCTAATAAACCGCATTGTTTGGGAATTTCTTTGGGAAGAATTCGGATATCGTGAGCAGAAAAAGCATTTAATACATGTTTTATGATCATTGGCTCATTCGGATACGACCAAAAATTGTCAGGGGAATGGAAACAACCCTTGGGTATGGATTTCGCAATGGAAACAAAAGTTTTTGAATAGTGAAATCGTAAATAGAAACGATTGTCCTGGGAAGAATAACGAAATTTGATCATGAAACACCTAACCTTACATTGGTAAGATAATTAGGTGGAATCTTTACTGATTGGTTCTTGAATTTCTCTTTTAAGGAAAGTTTTTTATGGAAATGCAGTTATTTTCTTGGGTGTGGGTGAGAGGCTTTTTTCGAATCTAATATCCCCGCCCTGACTCGGGTGGGGAACTAGACCCGCCACCCAATAGGCTCCCTTTACCATACCCCAAACAAATCCGAAATCCAAATCTCCCGATCCCCGTTTTTTTTCTTGGAAAGTTCGCATTCTTACATAACCTTACAGAATCAAGGAGACTTATGAATTTAATCACAGTTGGACTCGGCATATTTTTTATCCTCTATGGAACCACCACCTACATCCTACGCCTCTACAAACCAGGATTTTTTTGGAAACTCGAACCAATGAAACAAAAATGGGGCGAAAAACGCGGATACTTCATTCATGTTTTTAGTTATTCCATCCTCCCCATCATTTTAGGAATTGTTTATACCATTCTTGGACTTAGAGGTTAATGATTATTTGGCGTAATTCGTCAAATAAGATTCTTTAACATCCAACAAATTTGAGTTATGTGGGCGCCTCCAACTCGTTTTTTAATTGTTATTGAATCGAAAAAGGACCGGGCCCTCCGCTTCAATCTTTCTCTTTCGAGAAAGGATTTCCGCTAGGGTCCCTGGCGCTTGTATTGATTTGTTTTTTAGAGTTTGTGGGAAAGGATGGTATCTTGGCGCGAAGGAGTTCTATCTTCTGGATAGTCCGTGCTAAAATGAAGCCCACGACTTTCCTTCCTTAGGAGTGCCGACCGAACAATCAGCTCAGCCACTTTTACTAAGTTACGAAGTTCCAATAAACCAAGAGAGACCGTGGTTCGGTTGTAATAGTCTTTTACTTCTTCGGAGATCAGTTTCAATCGGCGAAGGGCTCTTTCGAGCCGCATATCCGAACGAACTATCCCTACATAATTACTCATAATGGTTTTGATTTCCACCAAATCGTGGGAGATAAGAACCCACTCTTCGGTGTTTGTGGTCCCTTCTTTGTTCCAATCAGGAATGAGATCTGTTTCTGCAGAGTAACTCAAGGTTCCTTGGGAACGAATATCGCCTGCTATGCGGTGAGAGAACACAAGACATTCCAATAGACTATTGGATGCCAATCTGTTTCCCCCGTGAACCCCAGTGCAAGTGGTCTCGCCGCAGGCATATAGGTCTGCGATGTTTGTCCTTCCGAGTAAATCGGTAGCCACACCTCCGCACATATAATGGGCTGCGGGCACTACAGGGATCGGATCTGTTGTGATGTCAATGCCCAGTTTTTTACAACGTTCATAGATGGAAGGAAAGTGGTTGATGATATCGTTAGCCGGTCTATGGGTAATATCCAGAAGAACATGGGGTTCTCCTTTCTTTTTCATCGTATCGTCAATGGCTCGAGCGACAATATCCCTTGGGGCCAGTTCCCCCATTTCGTGGTAGTCCTTCATAAAAGGTCTACCACCTATCTCACGTAAGATGCCACCGTGACCCCG
The sequence above is drawn from the Leptospira sp. WS4.C2 genome and encodes:
- a CDS encoding tyrosine-type recombinase/integrase, yielding MIKFRYSSQDNRFYLRFHYSKTFVSIAKSIPKGCFHSPDNFWSYPNEPMIIKHVLNAFSAHDIRILPKEIPKQCGLLEDFFKATRERNFSFRTTKTYYSHIFQLLTFTEKLPVNVKTSDLDKYLDHLVTERGVKAASVKSARQAFIFYFREVRQQFTQLNFPRMLVGSKLPEVLSAEETRSIFNALPNQKHKMLLLISYSSGLRVSEVIHLKITDIDLKRNMVRVGQGKGKKDRYTILASSLIEELKEYLKLREYNLLLKQSYNEVRANPWLFPGSGNRPLHIRTAEAIFTNAAKKANIGKKVSFHSLRHAFATHLLELGTDLRMIQTLLGHASVRTTQIYTKVARSRLENIVSPLDRISATKVIPSSLPDTENQK
- the nadB gene encoding L-aspartate oxidase — its product is MTRIKSDFLIIGSGVSGLFTALKLAPLGSVVVVTKKADYESNTNYAQGGIASVFDDKDKFEEHIKDTLESGAGLCDLDAVRVLVEEGPTRVRELLDLGVPFTRNQTGELDLAREGGHSKNRIIHSLDRTGSAVEQSLLDHVHANQNIRILENHACVDLITKHHIKDKDNLPLRCYGAYIVDTETGEVFPVLAKKTILATGGAGQVYLHTTNPNIATGDGVASAYRAGAIVKNMEFYQFHPTSLFHEQGNSFLISEAVRGHGGILREIGGRPFMKDYHEMGELAPRDIVARAIDDTMKKKGEPHVLLDITHRPANDIINHFPSIYERCKKLGIDITTDPIPVVPAAHYMCGGVATDLLGRTNIADLYACGETTCTGVHGGNRLASNSLLECLVFSHRIAGDIRSQGTLSYSAETDLIPDWNKEGTTNTEEWVLISHDLVEIKTIMSNYVGIVRSDMRLERALRRLKLISEEVKDYYNRTTVSLGLLELRNLVKVAELIVRSALLRKESRGLHFSTDYPEDRTPSRQDTILSHKL